Part of the Dasania marina DSM 21967 genome, AAAGCCTGCGTCAAAACAAGCCCTCTATTAAGCTATTGAGTAAAAGTGACTTGGCCGACCCTGAGATCACCCTGTTATGGCAGCAATACTACGAGTCACAAGAACAAACCAAAACTCTGGCTATTAGCACTGACCAACAAGGTAGAGATCAACAGATCATTAACCTATGCCGCAAGCTTGCGCCCCATAAAGAGCACAAGGCTAAAGATATTTTGGTCATGATTACCGGCATACCCAATGTCGGAAAATCGACGTTAATCAACAGTCTGGCGGGTCGTGCTGTAGCTAAAACCGGCAACGAACCCGCCATCACCAAAGGCCAGCAGCGCATTAATTTACGCAACGGTATAATGTTGTTGGATACGCCCGGCATACTGTGGCCGAAAGTAGAAAATGAAAATAGCAGTTATAGACTAGCAACCACTGGCGCCATTAAAGACACGGCCATGAGCTATGACGACGTCGCATTTTTTGCCGCTGATTATATGCTAAAACACTATCCCCAGCGTTTAGTTGAGCGCTACAAGCTCAAACAAGTACCCAAATCAGAGCTGGATTTTTTAGAGCAGCTAGGGGCACAGCGCGGCTGCTTGCGCGCCGGCGGCCAAGTCGATCTGGAACGTGTCTCCACCATTTTTTTACATGAATTACGTGCAGGTATACTGGGTGGGCTTAGCCTAGAAACTCCCGAACGGGTAGAGATAGAAAAGCAGCAGGTAAAAATCATGTTAGAAGAAAAAGCTGCCAAGAAAAAATTACGCCTAGAAAACAACAAAAAGACCAGAAAGCGTTAACCTGCTCTTTTAGCATAACGGTACTTCCTATTAGGCTTTTCTTTAGCTAGCTACCAATAAACATTTACAAAATTGGGGCTAGGCCCTACCATGCGCGCCCACAGCATCGCTAAGAAAAGGCATACAGTATGGCACTTATAGGGTTCGCAAGAGTCAC contains:
- the ylqF gene encoding ribosome biogenesis GTPase YlqF yields the protein MSIHWYPGHMYKANKEMVEVLPQVDIIIELLDARIPYSSSNPAIESLRQNKPSIKLLSKSDLADPEITLLWQQYYESQEQTKTLAISTDQQGRDQQIINLCRKLAPHKEHKAKDILVMITGIPNVGKSTLINSLAGRAVAKTGNEPAITKGQQRINLRNGIMLLDTPGILWPKVENENSSYRLATTGAIKDTAMSYDDVAFFAADYMLKHYPQRLVERYKLKQVPKSELDFLEQLGAQRGCLRAGGQVDLERVSTIFLHELRAGILGGLSLETPERVEIEKQQVKIMLEEKAAKKKLRLENNKKTRKR